The following coding sequences are from one Musa acuminata AAA Group cultivar baxijiao chromosome BXJ1-6, Cavendish_Baxijiao_AAA, whole genome shotgun sequence window:
- the LOC103987459 gene encoding calmodulin-binding transcription activator 3 isoform X5 produces the protein MDSPVCSNSITSQSQLPSQGTDVDSPNSAHTSEYEDAESADNHPTSSRYYPFLRMQQYDAGQMMSVQLLDPYVSDPSIDSNRGFQGTHDAEPKSDFYSVTQEDISRVFDETGLGLSFRGSKTQYDLTSWDEVLEHCATSFQMPSFQSSVGFTEPPVVENNNKLESSILGDLYDGNHSTRPDGSGVLDKPAWQLSNPDSESAVTSNINVENGTSVSESVDCPSIVKQPSLDLSIIEGEGLNKYDSFTRWMSKELGEVDDSHMKSNSGVYWSAVGSDNVVEDSSISNHEHLDAYIMSPSLSKDQLFSIIDFSPNWAYTGLETKVLITGTFLKKKEDLGKCRWSCMFGEVEVPAEVVGDGILRCHAPPHKSGRVPFYVTCSNRLACSEVREFEFRGSNAHPVENIGSCIYNTNEMLLHIRLDKLLSLGPIDYQKIDPEIFRKKAHVRSKISSIMMDAADECSSLLKLAEREGCTADYVKDQLLETLLREKLVTWLLHKVAEDGKGPSMWDTEGQGVIHLSAALDYYWAIKPIVTAGVNINFRDVHGWTALHWAAFCGREWTVGTLIAMGAAPGLLTDPSPEFPSGRTPADLASANGHKGIAGFLAESSLTSHLLALTIDTKESDLPEIASLTGIEDDAERSALEVAEGDMQAGLSLKDTLSAVRNASQAAARIYQVFRVQSFHRKKIVEYGDDKSGISDEHALSLISIKSHKSGQYDTPLHAAAIRIQNKFRGWKGRKEFLIIRQRIVKIQAHVRGHQVRKRYRKIVWSVGIVEKAILRWRRKGSGLRGFRSEGLLEGTTMQCQPKKEDDYDFLQEGRRQTEARMQKALARVKSMVQYPEARDQYRRLLAVVTDFQESKAMEESVDNESEENADGDFMVELEEFLEGDTLMPSA, from the exons ATGGATAGTCCTGTCTGTTCTAATTCCATCACAAGTCAGAGTCAGCTGCCATCCCAAGGAACAGATGTTGATAGCCCTAACAGTGCACATACATCAGAATATGAAGATGCTGAATCAG cAGATAATCATCCAACAAGTTCCAGATACTACCCTTTCCTTAGGATGCAGCAGTATGATGCTGGACAAATGATGAGTGTTCAGCTCTTGGACCCTTATGTTTCGGATCCTTCCATAGATAGTAACC GTGGTTTTCAGGGAACACATGATGCGGAACCAAAATCAGACTTTTATTCAGTTACTCAAGAGGATATAAGTAGAGTATTTGATGAAACAGGTCTTGGGTTATCATTTAGGGGGTCCAAAACACAGTATGATCTGACATCATGGGATGAAGTCCTGGAGCATTGTGCAACTTCATTTCAGATGCCATCTTTTCAATCATCTGTTGGTTTTACAGAGCCTCCAGTggtggaaaataataataaacttgaatCTTCGATACTTGGAGATTTATATGATGGGAATCACAGCACCAGGCCAGATGGCTCTGGTGTGTTAGACAAGCCAGCATGGCAG CTTTCTAATCCTGACTCCGAGTCAGCTGTTACGTCAAATATTAACGTGGAAAATGGGACATCTGTATCTGAAAGTGTCGATTGCCCTTCCATTGTGAAACAACCATCATTGGACCTTTCGATTATTGAAGGTGAAGGCCTAAACAAGTATGATAGCTTCACAAGGTGGATGAGCAAAGAACTTGGAGAAGTTGATGACTCACATATGAAATCAAATTCTGGGGTATACTGGAGTGCTGTAGGAAGTGATAATGTTGTTGAAGACtctagcatttcaaatcatgaacaTTTAGATGCATATATAATGAGCCCCTCGCTTTCAAAGGACCAGCTTTTCAGTATAATTGATTTCTCTCCAAACTGGGCGTATACTGGTTTGGAGACTAAG GTTTTAATTACTGGGACATTCTTAAAGAAGAAAGAAGACCTTGGCAAATGTAGATGGTCATGCATGTTTGGGGAAGTTGAAGTTCCAGCGGAGGTTGTAGGAGATGGAATTCTTCGCTGCCATGCTCCACCACATAAATCTGGAAGGGTACCTTTTTACGTCACCTGTTCCAACAGATTGGCTTGCAGTGAAGTGAGGGAGTTTGAATTTCGTGGAAGCAATGCTCATCCTGTGGAAAATATAGGTTCCTGCATTTATAACACAAATGAAATGCTACTTCATATACGTCTTGATAAGTTACTTTCTTTGGGTCCAATTGACTACCAAAAAATAGATCCAGAGATATTTAGGAAGAAAGCTCATGTGAGAAGTAAAATTAGTTCAATTATGATGGATGCTGCTGATGAGTGTTCTTCTCTGCTTAAGCTAGCTGAAAGAGAAGGATGCACTGCTGACTATGTAAAGGATCAGTTGCTTGAAACACTATTACGAGAGAAGTTGGTTACTTGGCTTCTACACAAAGTGGCTGAAGATGGTAAAGGCCCCAGCATGTGGGATACTGAGGGGCAGGGCGTGATACATTTATCAGCTGCTCTTGATTACTATTGGGCCATAAAACCAATAGTGACTGCTGGTGTTAATATTAATTTCAGAGATGTACATGGGTGGACAGCCCTTCACTGGGCAGCATTTTGTGGAAG gGAGTGGACAGTTGGTACCCTCATTGCAATGGGTGCAGCACCTGGTTTATTGACAGACCCATCCCCTGAGTTTCCTTCAGGAAGAACACCTGCAGATTTAGCATCAGCAAATGGTCACAAAGGCATTGCTGGTTTCCTGGCAGAGTCATCTTTGACAAGCCATCTTTTGGCCCTCACTATAGACACAAAAGAAAGTGATCTACCAGAAATTGCTAGCTTGACGGGTATTGAAGATGATGCAGAACGGAGTGCTCTTGAGGTTGCTGAGGGAGACATGCAGGCCGGACTTTCACTGAAGGACACATTAAGTGCTGTTCGGAATGCTTCTCAAGCTGCAGCTCGCATTTACCAAGTTTTTAGAGTGCAGTCATTCCACAGAAAGAAGATTGTTGAGTATGGAGATGACAAGTCTGGAATATCAGATGAACATGCACTTTCACTTATATCTATCAAGTCACATAAATCAGGACAATATGATACGCCTCTGCATGCTGCTGCCATTCGTATACAAAACAAGTTCAGAGGATGGAAAGGGAGAAAGGAGTTTTTGATTATTAGGCAACGGATAGTCAAGATCCAG GCTCATGTACGTGGCCATCAAGTGAGGAAACGATATCGAAAAATTGTGTGGTCAGTAGGAATTGTGGAGAAAGCTATATTGCGTTGGAGGCGTAAAGGAAGTGGCTTACGTGGCTTTCGATCTGAAGGTCTTTTGGAGGGCACTACCATGCAATGTCAACCTAAAAAGgaagatgattatgatttcttgcAAGAAGGCAGAAGACAGACAGAAGCTAGAATGCAGAAGGCACTTGCAAGGGTGAAGTCTATGGTTCAATATCCAGAAGCTAGAGATCAGTATCGAAGACTTCTAGCTGTTGTTACAGACTTCCAGGAGTCCAAG gcAATGGAAGAAAGCGTTGACAATGAGTCAGAGGAGAATGCAGATGGGGATTTCATGGTTGAGCTAGAAGAGTTCTTGGAAGGTGACACGCTGATGCCCAGTGCTTGA
- the LOC103987459 gene encoding calmodulin-binding transcription activator 3 isoform X3: MAETRRFSLTPQLDIEQILLEAQHRWLRPAEICEILRNYQKFRIAPEPPNKPPSGSLFLFDRKVLRYFRKDGHNWRKKKDGKTVKEAHERLKAGSIDVLHCYYAHGEENENFQRRSYWMLEEDFMHIVLVHYLEVKVGHKPSYSRTRDVEEVPRVNHMDSPVCSNSITSQSQLPSQGTDVDSPNSAHTSEYEDAESDNHPTSSRYYPFLRMQQYDAGQMMSVQLLDPYVSDPSIDSNRGFQGTHDAEPKSDFYSVTQEDISRVFDETGLGLSFRGSKTQYDLTSWDEVLEHCATSFQMPSFQSSVGFTEPPVVENNNKLESSILGDLYDGNHSTRPDGSGVLDKPAWQLSNPDSESAVTSNINVENGTSVSESVDCPSIVKQPSLDLSIIEGEGLNKYDSFTRWMSKELGEVDDSHMKSNSGVYWSAVGSDNVVEDSSISNHEHLDAYIMSPSLSKDQLFSIIDFSPNWAYTGLETKVLITGTFLKKKEDLGKCRWSCMFGEVEVPAEVVGDGILRCHAPPHKSGRVPFYVTCSNRLACSEVREFEFRGSNAHPVENIGSCIYNTNEMLLHIRLDKLLSLGPIDYQKIDPEIFRKKAHVRSKISSIMMDAADECSSLLKLAEREGCTADYVKDQLLETLLREKLVTWLLHKVAEDGKGPSMWDTEGQGVIHLSAALDYYWAIKPIVTAGVNINFRDVHGWTALHWAAFCGREWTVGTLIAMGAAPGLLTDPSPEFPSGRTPADLASANGHKGIAGFLAESSLTSHLLALTIDTKESDLPEIASLTGIEDDAERSALEVAEGDMQAGLSLKDTLSAVRNASQAAARIYQVFRVQSFHRKKIVEYGDDKSGISDEHALSLISIKSHKSGQYDTPLHAAAIRIQNKFRGWKGRKEFLIIRQRIVKIQAHVRGHQVRKRYRKIVWSVGIVEKAILRWRRKGSGLRGFRSEGLLEGTTMQCQPKKEDDYDFLQEGRRQTEARMQKALARVKSMVQYPEARDQYRRLLAVVTDFQESKAMEESVDNESEENADGDFMVELEEFLEGDTLMPSA; encoded by the exons ATGGCGGAGACCAGGCGGTTTTCACTGACCCCTCAACTGG ATATTGAGCAGATACTTCTGGAAGCACAACATCGCTGGTTACGACCTGCTGAAATCTGTGAAATACTTCGGAACTATCAGAAATTTCGTATTGCACCAGAGCCACCGAATAAACCACCAA GTGGATCTCTTTTCCTCTTTGATCGTAAAGTATTGAGATACTTCAGGAAGGATGGCCATAACTGGAGAAAGAAAAAAGATGGAAAGACTGTGAAAGAAGCTCATGAGAGGCTAAAA GCTGGAAGTATTGATGTGCTTCATTGCTATTATGCTCATGGTGAAGAAAATGAGAATTTTCAAAGACGGAGTTATTGGATGCTGGAAGA GGACTTCATGCACATTGTTCTTGTTCACTATCTTGAAGTCAAGGTT GGTCATAAACCGAGTTACAGCCGTACTAGAGATGTTGAAGAAGTTCCCCGAGTTAACCATATGGATAGTCCTGTCTGTTCTAATTCCATCACAAGTCAGAGTCAGCTGCCATCCCAAGGAACAGATGTTGATAGCCCTAACAGTGCACATACATCAGAATATGAAGATGCTGAATCAG ATAATCATCCAACAAGTTCCAGATACTACCCTTTCCTTAGGATGCAGCAGTATGATGCTGGACAAATGATGAGTGTTCAGCTCTTGGACCCTTATGTTTCGGATCCTTCCATAGATAGTAACC GTGGTTTTCAGGGAACACATGATGCGGAACCAAAATCAGACTTTTATTCAGTTACTCAAGAGGATATAAGTAGAGTATTTGATGAAACAGGTCTTGGGTTATCATTTAGGGGGTCCAAAACACAGTATGATCTGACATCATGGGATGAAGTCCTGGAGCATTGTGCAACTTCATTTCAGATGCCATCTTTTCAATCATCTGTTGGTTTTACAGAGCCTCCAGTggtggaaaataataataaacttgaatCTTCGATACTTGGAGATTTATATGATGGGAATCACAGCACCAGGCCAGATGGCTCTGGTGTGTTAGACAAGCCAGCATGGCAG CTTTCTAATCCTGACTCCGAGTCAGCTGTTACGTCAAATATTAACGTGGAAAATGGGACATCTGTATCTGAAAGTGTCGATTGCCCTTCCATTGTGAAACAACCATCATTGGACCTTTCGATTATTGAAGGTGAAGGCCTAAACAAGTATGATAGCTTCACAAGGTGGATGAGCAAAGAACTTGGAGAAGTTGATGACTCACATATGAAATCAAATTCTGGGGTATACTGGAGTGCTGTAGGAAGTGATAATGTTGTTGAAGACtctagcatttcaaatcatgaacaTTTAGATGCATATATAATGAGCCCCTCGCTTTCAAAGGACCAGCTTTTCAGTATAATTGATTTCTCTCCAAACTGGGCGTATACTGGTTTGGAGACTAAG GTTTTAATTACTGGGACATTCTTAAAGAAGAAAGAAGACCTTGGCAAATGTAGATGGTCATGCATGTTTGGGGAAGTTGAAGTTCCAGCGGAGGTTGTAGGAGATGGAATTCTTCGCTGCCATGCTCCACCACATAAATCTGGAAGGGTACCTTTTTACGTCACCTGTTCCAACAGATTGGCTTGCAGTGAAGTGAGGGAGTTTGAATTTCGTGGAAGCAATGCTCATCCTGTGGAAAATATAGGTTCCTGCATTTATAACACAAATGAAATGCTACTTCATATACGTCTTGATAAGTTACTTTCTTTGGGTCCAATTGACTACCAAAAAATAGATCCAGAGATATTTAGGAAGAAAGCTCATGTGAGAAGTAAAATTAGTTCAATTATGATGGATGCTGCTGATGAGTGTTCTTCTCTGCTTAAGCTAGCTGAAAGAGAAGGATGCACTGCTGACTATGTAAAGGATCAGTTGCTTGAAACACTATTACGAGAGAAGTTGGTTACTTGGCTTCTACACAAAGTGGCTGAAGATGGTAAAGGCCCCAGCATGTGGGATACTGAGGGGCAGGGCGTGATACATTTATCAGCTGCTCTTGATTACTATTGGGCCATAAAACCAATAGTGACTGCTGGTGTTAATATTAATTTCAGAGATGTACATGGGTGGACAGCCCTTCACTGGGCAGCATTTTGTGGAAG gGAGTGGACAGTTGGTACCCTCATTGCAATGGGTGCAGCACCTGGTTTATTGACAGACCCATCCCCTGAGTTTCCTTCAGGAAGAACACCTGCAGATTTAGCATCAGCAAATGGTCACAAAGGCATTGCTGGTTTCCTGGCAGAGTCATCTTTGACAAGCCATCTTTTGGCCCTCACTATAGACACAAAAGAAAGTGATCTACCAGAAATTGCTAGCTTGACGGGTATTGAAGATGATGCAGAACGGAGTGCTCTTGAGGTTGCTGAGGGAGACATGCAGGCCGGACTTTCACTGAAGGACACATTAAGTGCTGTTCGGAATGCTTCTCAAGCTGCAGCTCGCATTTACCAAGTTTTTAGAGTGCAGTCATTCCACAGAAAGAAGATTGTTGAGTATGGAGATGACAAGTCTGGAATATCAGATGAACATGCACTTTCACTTATATCTATCAAGTCACATAAATCAGGACAATATGATACGCCTCTGCATGCTGCTGCCATTCGTATACAAAACAAGTTCAGAGGATGGAAAGGGAGAAAGGAGTTTTTGATTATTAGGCAACGGATAGTCAAGATCCAG GCTCATGTACGTGGCCATCAAGTGAGGAAACGATATCGAAAAATTGTGTGGTCAGTAGGAATTGTGGAGAAAGCTATATTGCGTTGGAGGCGTAAAGGAAGTGGCTTACGTGGCTTTCGATCTGAAGGTCTTTTGGAGGGCACTACCATGCAATGTCAACCTAAAAAGgaagatgattatgatttcttgcAAGAAGGCAGAAGACAGACAGAAGCTAGAATGCAGAAGGCACTTGCAAGGGTGAAGTCTATGGTTCAATATCCAGAAGCTAGAGATCAGTATCGAAGACTTCTAGCTGTTGTTACAGACTTCCAGGAGTCCAAG gcAATGGAAGAAAGCGTTGACAATGAGTCAGAGGAGAATGCAGATGGGGATTTCATGGTTGAGCTAGAAGAGTTCTTGGAAGGTGACACGCTGATGCCCAGTGCTTGA
- the LOC103987459 gene encoding calmodulin-binding transcription activator 3 isoform X6, which yields MQQYDAGQMMSVQLLDPYVSDPSIDSNRGFQGTHDAEPKSDFYSVTQEDISRVFDETGLGLSFRGSKTQYDLTSWDEVLEHCATSFQMPSFQSSVGFTEPPVVENNNKLESSILGDLYDGNHSTRPDGSGVLDKPAWQLSNPDSESAVTSNINVENGTSVSESVDCPSIVKQPSLDLSIIEGEGLNKYDSFTRWMSKELGEVDDSHMKSNSGVYWSAVGSDNVVEDSSISNHEHLDAYIMSPSLSKDQLFSIIDFSPNWAYTGLETKVLITGTFLKKKEDLGKCRWSCMFGEVEVPAEVVGDGILRCHAPPHKSGRVPFYVTCSNRLACSEVREFEFRGSNAHPVENIGSCIYNTNEMLLHIRLDKLLSLGPIDYQKIDPEIFRKKAHVRSKISSIMMDAADECSSLLKLAEREGCTADYVKDQLLETLLREKLVTWLLHKVAEDGKGPSMWDTEGQGVIHLSAALDYYWAIKPIVTAGVNINFRDVHGWTALHWAAFCGREWTVGTLIAMGAAPGLLTDPSPEFPSGRTPADLASANGHKGIAGFLAESSLTSHLLALTIDTKESDLPEIASLTGIEDDAERSALEVAEGDMQAGLSLKDTLSAVRNASQAAARIYQVFRVQSFHRKKIVEYGDDKSGISDEHALSLISIKSHKSGQYDTPLHAAAIRIQNKFRGWKGRKEFLIIRQRIVKIQAHVRGHQVRKRYRKIVWSVGIVEKAILRWRRKGSGLRGFRSEGLLEGTTMQCQPKKEDDYDFLQEGRRQTEARMQKALARVKSMVQYPEARDQYRRLLAVVTDFQESKAMEESVDNESEENADGDFMVELEEFLEGDTLMPSA from the exons ATGCAGCAGTATGATGCTGGACAAATGATGAGTGTTCAGCTCTTGGACCCTTATGTTTCGGATCCTTCCATAGATAGTAACC GTGGTTTTCAGGGAACACATGATGCGGAACCAAAATCAGACTTTTATTCAGTTACTCAAGAGGATATAAGTAGAGTATTTGATGAAACAGGTCTTGGGTTATCATTTAGGGGGTCCAAAACACAGTATGATCTGACATCATGGGATGAAGTCCTGGAGCATTGTGCAACTTCATTTCAGATGCCATCTTTTCAATCATCTGTTGGTTTTACAGAGCCTCCAGTggtggaaaataataataaacttgaatCTTCGATACTTGGAGATTTATATGATGGGAATCACAGCACCAGGCCAGATGGCTCTGGTGTGTTAGACAAGCCAGCATGGCAG CTTTCTAATCCTGACTCCGAGTCAGCTGTTACGTCAAATATTAACGTGGAAAATGGGACATCTGTATCTGAAAGTGTCGATTGCCCTTCCATTGTGAAACAACCATCATTGGACCTTTCGATTATTGAAGGTGAAGGCCTAAACAAGTATGATAGCTTCACAAGGTGGATGAGCAAAGAACTTGGAGAAGTTGATGACTCACATATGAAATCAAATTCTGGGGTATACTGGAGTGCTGTAGGAAGTGATAATGTTGTTGAAGACtctagcatttcaaatcatgaacaTTTAGATGCATATATAATGAGCCCCTCGCTTTCAAAGGACCAGCTTTTCAGTATAATTGATTTCTCTCCAAACTGGGCGTATACTGGTTTGGAGACTAAG GTTTTAATTACTGGGACATTCTTAAAGAAGAAAGAAGACCTTGGCAAATGTAGATGGTCATGCATGTTTGGGGAAGTTGAAGTTCCAGCGGAGGTTGTAGGAGATGGAATTCTTCGCTGCCATGCTCCACCACATAAATCTGGAAGGGTACCTTTTTACGTCACCTGTTCCAACAGATTGGCTTGCAGTGAAGTGAGGGAGTTTGAATTTCGTGGAAGCAATGCTCATCCTGTGGAAAATATAGGTTCCTGCATTTATAACACAAATGAAATGCTACTTCATATACGTCTTGATAAGTTACTTTCTTTGGGTCCAATTGACTACCAAAAAATAGATCCAGAGATATTTAGGAAGAAAGCTCATGTGAGAAGTAAAATTAGTTCAATTATGATGGATGCTGCTGATGAGTGTTCTTCTCTGCTTAAGCTAGCTGAAAGAGAAGGATGCACTGCTGACTATGTAAAGGATCAGTTGCTTGAAACACTATTACGAGAGAAGTTGGTTACTTGGCTTCTACACAAAGTGGCTGAAGATGGTAAAGGCCCCAGCATGTGGGATACTGAGGGGCAGGGCGTGATACATTTATCAGCTGCTCTTGATTACTATTGGGCCATAAAACCAATAGTGACTGCTGGTGTTAATATTAATTTCAGAGATGTACATGGGTGGACAGCCCTTCACTGGGCAGCATTTTGTGGAAG gGAGTGGACAGTTGGTACCCTCATTGCAATGGGTGCAGCACCTGGTTTATTGACAGACCCATCCCCTGAGTTTCCTTCAGGAAGAACACCTGCAGATTTAGCATCAGCAAATGGTCACAAAGGCATTGCTGGTTTCCTGGCAGAGTCATCTTTGACAAGCCATCTTTTGGCCCTCACTATAGACACAAAAGAAAGTGATCTACCAGAAATTGCTAGCTTGACGGGTATTGAAGATGATGCAGAACGGAGTGCTCTTGAGGTTGCTGAGGGAGACATGCAGGCCGGACTTTCACTGAAGGACACATTAAGTGCTGTTCGGAATGCTTCTCAAGCTGCAGCTCGCATTTACCAAGTTTTTAGAGTGCAGTCATTCCACAGAAAGAAGATTGTTGAGTATGGAGATGACAAGTCTGGAATATCAGATGAACATGCACTTTCACTTATATCTATCAAGTCACATAAATCAGGACAATATGATACGCCTCTGCATGCTGCTGCCATTCGTATACAAAACAAGTTCAGAGGATGGAAAGGGAGAAAGGAGTTTTTGATTATTAGGCAACGGATAGTCAAGATCCAG GCTCATGTACGTGGCCATCAAGTGAGGAAACGATATCGAAAAATTGTGTGGTCAGTAGGAATTGTGGAGAAAGCTATATTGCGTTGGAGGCGTAAAGGAAGTGGCTTACGTGGCTTTCGATCTGAAGGTCTTTTGGAGGGCACTACCATGCAATGTCAACCTAAAAAGgaagatgattatgatttcttgcAAGAAGGCAGAAGACAGACAGAAGCTAGAATGCAGAAGGCACTTGCAAGGGTGAAGTCTATGGTTCAATATCCAGAAGCTAGAGATCAGTATCGAAGACTTCTAGCTGTTGTTACAGACTTCCAGGAGTCCAAG gcAATGGAAGAAAGCGTTGACAATGAGTCAGAGGAGAATGCAGATGGGGATTTCATGGTTGAGCTAGAAGAGTTCTTGGAAGGTGACACGCTGATGCCCAGTGCTTGA